From the genome of Saccharomyces kudriavzevii IFO 1802 strain IFO1802 genome assembly, chromosome: 16:
TGGTTCTTATATTGGGATTCCATACCAGTCCAGGATCAGACTCTCTTGTAGCCGTCTCATCCtgtttccaaatttttatgCTCTTGTCAGCTTCCCCAGTGATTAATCTTAGACCAGTTTTATCGAAAGTGCTACATAAAACACTACGTTCACTTTCAAGCGAGCCTACCATTTCTCTTGTGGCCAATGACTGATATTTGTGCCCCGACTTATAGTCATAAAATGAGAGTGTCCCATCGTCGCCACCAGCAAATAAAACATCATCTTGGTTAATACTCAAAGTATTGATTATGCCTGTCTTTTCGGATTCAAAATTGGTTAGTAAGGACCCGTCTGCTATTCCCCACGATCTAATGTCATCAGTACATGCCGATGCCAGTGAAAATTCCTTTGGATGCAGTGCAGTAGCTCTCACAGATCTCTTATGATGTGTCAGAACTTTCATTGCTTTGCCAGCAACAATATCCCACAATCTCACTGTAGCATCAGTGGATGAACTCACTATTTGAGGGTCCACTGGGGTGCATTGTACTTGATTGATTGGACCCTTGTGACCGACAAGGGTAATAACAGGCATCCTTGTTCTGATGTCCCAAAGTTTTACGACGCTATCTCGGCCTGCAGTGGCTATCAAATCCAGTGTCGGATGTATACTTACGGTACGAACCCCAGATAGATGGCCATAGTAGTCTCTAATAATAtggtttttttctaaatccCAGCATTTGACTGTCTTGTCTTCACTGACAGAGAATAAATAGGGATGTCGATCTGAGACAGCAATGTCCCGTACAGTCATTACATGTCCAGCTAAAGTAGTTTTTAATTTCCCCGTCGCCAGATCCCAAACTTTCATTGTTGTGTCATTACTTCCTGTGACAAACCACTCGTTGTCAACGGGATCAATTGCCGCACATCGTACCCATCCAAGATGACCATTAATAACGCGTAAAAGTTTCCAAGGTGCGTGCCATTCTGGTTTCTGTGACAACAGTTTTTCATATCTATTAACTATAAATTCTCCAGCAATCTCtggctgaaaaatttcacttACAAAAGTTGATGTGTGCGCATCTTGGTCTTTCTTGCTAACTAATGCATGTGATGTTCCTGGCATATCCCCGTGCATACGCTGTGAAGCAACATCTCGGCTTTCCTTATCAGAGAAAGGAATTTTGTTTGCATAGGCATCATACCGCTCTAACAGGTGCTTCTGGCCTTCTACTTCCCTTCGTAAGTGAGGTGGTAAAGAATCCATATATGAAAACTGATTATTCCAGCGTATTCTGGAGTAGAAATCGTCTATATCGCccagattttcaaatttgtaaCCATTTTCGTCCATAATAATTTATTCTCATGTGCTACAATATCTTGCACTCTTGGAAATGGTTTCATTATGTGAAGACGCAGCGATTATCTATTTACTTTACATCAATTCCTCCATTAATAGTAAAATTCTAGCTTTTCCGTATTAGATGATGATAGTAATCTAATATCTGCGCAATCATATCTAAGGCATGTTGAACTTGACGCAAGAGTTGGAGTATTTATCCATCTTATTAGTTGAAGATTGTTTCTTGCCGAGTCAAATGCTACGCCAAAGTGGACGTGAACGAGTTAGGCGAAGAAACGCTTCTAAATTGTCACGAATTCGTGTGATGGTTTTCGGCTTATCTTAAATCTGTTGACCGCGTGGACTTATTCATCTTGACAATACGGTACTAATTAGTGGTAAATAATAGATATTTTGCATGAATAAATAACAAGTTTTTTACTCACAGAACTATCATTTTTCGAGTCATCTCATAAATTTGAACATCCGCATTTAGAAATAAATAAGACTTTCGTTTCCCGAATACCACTTTTTTGTATTGATAACTTAcgttcaatttttccattcGTCACTGTATAGGAAAAGGAACTTCATTTCAGACGCTATTTAAAAACATCAAAGACCAATCCACCGGTAACCATAGTGTTCGTAAAATGGTCAACCCTGTTGGATCTTCGAAGGTGgaacaaaataatataaaGAGCATTATCGGGTCATCGTATAATCGCCTATACAGCCAGTTTACTTCAGATGAGCTGACAGAAGTAGGTAACTATAAGATTTTAAAACAGATAGGGGAAGGAAGCTTTGGGAAGGTATACTTAGCACTCCATAGGCCGACACATCGTAAAGTTTGTTTGAAGACAAGCGATAAGAATGATCCTAACATTGTTAGAGAGGTATTTTACCACAGACAGTTCGATTTTCCTTATATTACGAAGCTTTATGAGGTGATAGTAACAGAGTCTAAAGTTTGGATGGCATTAGAATATTGCCCAGGGAAAGAATTGTATGATCATTTACTTTCTCTGCATAGGATATCCTTACTCGAATGTGGAGAATTGTTTGCACAAATTTCAGGTGCTGTTTACTATGCGCACTCTATGCACTGTGTTCACAGAGATTTAAAATTAGAGAATATTCTACTAGATAAAAATGGCAACGCCAAACTAACGGATTTTGGCTTTACAAGGGAATGCATGACGAAAACGACTTTGGAAACAGTTTGTGGTACCACCGTTTATATGGCACCCGAATTGATAGGGAGAAAGACATATGATGGATTTAAGATTGATACATGGTCACTGGGAGTAATATTATACACGTTGATTACGGGATCTTTGCcatttgatgatgatgatgaggcTAAAACTAAATGGAAAATCGTCAATGAAGAACCAAAATACGATCCCAAATTAATTCCCGATGATGCCAAAGATTTAATTTCACGATTATTGGCTAAAAATCCAGGAGAACGTCCATCTTTGCCACAGGTTTTGCGTCACCCTTTCTTGCAGCCCTACGGTTCAGTGGTTCTAGAccaaactgaaaaaattttgtgcAGACAACGCAGTGGGGGTATTCAGTTTAAAAGTAAATTAGAAAGGAGGTTATTGAAGCGTCTCAAACAATCCGGCATTGATACACAAGCAGTAAAGCAGtccattttgaaaagaaaatgtgaTTCACTTTCCGGGCTATGGCTGCTATTGTTAGCacaagagaaaaagcaagaaaattgTAAATGTCCAAAGAGAAGCAGGTCAGTGCTATCAGTGAAAAAAGTCATCGAAAATGCCACGCATAACGATATTAACAAAACTAGTGACGACATATTAAAACCCGCACTTGAACTTTCTAGGGCTACTTCATTGAGTAAAATGCTAAATAAAGGTTCAGATATGGTAACTTCGATGACCCCGATTAGCGCAAAGAAATCGAAGGATTCGGCGAAGGTACTACATCCtacattttccaaaattcCCTCACAGAGGGCTTATAGTCACTCTATCGTGAATTCCCCTCGAAAatccaataattttttacaaaaagtttctagttttttcaagtcaaaaaaaaatcctaATAACAGtagcaacagcaacagcagcattTATACAGGTGTTGGTGAAGACTCAGTCGCAAGCAGCAAAGGAGTTCCTGCATCAGGGCCATTTCTTGTGAAGAAAACTAGCTCTTTTCAGAAATCAAGAACGGATGTTGGTGCAGactcttcaaaaacaaactcTAAAGAgtcattaaaaaaaaaagtagcCTGTACCATTGCTTTGAGTAGCGGTGCTAATGTCGCGTTAAAGTACAGCAAGACTTCTGGTAATTCAATGGAAGGCGTAAAGGAAACACCAGAGTTATTTTCAAACGAACACGTTCGAATAGAGGAACCCCGTCTCAAACGCTTCAAATCGTCCATATCAAGTGAAATATCTCGAACTTCTACTGGTAATTATGATAGCGAATCTGTGGAAAATTCTAGGTCTATTTCTTTCGATGGAAAAGTTTCTCCTCCGCCGATACGAACCCGGCCATTATCTGAGATATCCCAAATTTCCAATGACACTTATATCTCCGAATATTCCACTGATGGCAACAATTCgtcattcaaaatttctgatACCGCAAAGCCAAGCTATATCCGTAAAGGTTCAGAGACTACATCACAATATTCAGCTTCATCcgaaaaaatgacaaatgGCTACGGTAGAAAATTCGTTAGGAGAGATTTAAGTATTATATCAACAGCGTCCAGTGCATCAGAGAGAAGTTCAAGGACAGATTCTTTCTACGATATCACAACTGCCACTCCAGCGATAACTACCGGCAATGGAAGTAATAGGAACAGCAATTTTAAGGAGTCTGTTTTGCCTAGGTTTGGAACGCAGAGGCCCTGGACGGGGAAAAGGACGTATACGACATCCCGTCATGGCAAAAATGCTAGACGTTCATctaagagaggtatattcaagatttcGTCTTCAAATACGGATTCTATAATTCAGGAAGTGAGTTCAtcggaagaagaagatcatAATATTCTCTATAATAAGCGAGCAGGCCTACCAAAACCCGTTCTGCAAACTAAAGGATTGACAGAAAATGGACTAGATGAGCACGATGAGGAAGGGGACGATGAGGCGGGGGACGATGAGTATGCCGTTCATACCGACGGAGAATTTTCCATAAAGCCTCAGTTTTCTGATGACGTTATAGACAAGCAGCGCGGTCTTGCAAATGTGAAAGCCGTGGCAACTAAACGTTCATTGAGCGAAGGTAGTAACTGGTCCAGTAGCTATTTGGATTCAGATGGTAATCGGCAGCGCGTATCTTCAATGTTAGAGGATGACAGAGATTCTACAGCATACGCACCGGATAAGAATATGAGCGGTAAAGAACTCAAAAGACTATTATAAGAAAGTCATTTAGATATACGAATATCCAGAAATaatacaaaaatttcatgaatttaaataaataaaaactCTACAATTTCATATAACCGCATTTCAGTAAATCCGCAAACGGcttcatttctttcaatgttAAAAATCTATTTAGTTAAGTTAGTTGTGTCGAGAGAAAATCGCGAGGAGAACCATATGCACGAGATTTTCGTAGGGCCATAAAAAAGACAACATCACCTTTGAGATAAATCATCATTACCTTTTTtacaaaagcaaaataaaaataacagAATCACAAATGCGGTTTTCTC
Proteins encoded in this window:
- the SKDI16G1260 gene encoding non-specific serine/threonine protein kinase (similar to Saccharomyces cerevisiae YPL150W; ancestral locus Anc_8.668) is translated as MVNPVGSSKVEQNNIKSIIGSSYNRLYSQFTSDELTEVGNYKILKQIGEGSFGKVYLALHRPTHRKVCLKTSDKNDPNIVREVFYHRQFDFPYITKLYEVIVTESKVWMALEYCPGKELYDHLLSLHRISLLECGELFAQISGAVYYAHSMHCVHRDLKLENILLDKNGNAKLTDFGFTRECMTKTTLETVCGTTVYMAPELIGRKTYDGFKIDTWSLGVILYTLITGSLPFDDDDEAKTKWKIVNEEPKYDPKLIPDDAKDLISRLLAKNPGERPSLPQVLRHPFLQPYGSVVLDQTEKILCRQRSGGIQFKSKLERRLLKRLKQSGIDTQAVKQSILKRKCDSLSGLWLLLLAQEKKQENCKCPKRSRSVLSVKKVIENATHNDINKTSDDILKPALELSRATSLSKMLNKGSDMVTSMTPISAKKSKDSAKVLHPTFSKIPSQRAYSHSIVNSPRKSNNFLQKVSSFFKSKKNPNNSSNSNSSIYTGVGEDSVASSKGVPASGPFLVKKTSSFQKSRTDVGADSSKTNSKESLKKKVACTIALSSGANVALKYSKTSGNSMEGVKETPELFSNEHVRIEEPRLKRFKSSISSEISRTSTGNYDSESVENSRSISFDGKVSPPPIRTRPLSEISQISNDTYISEYSTDGNNSSFKISDTAKPSYIRKGSETTSQYSASSEKMTNGYGRKFVRRDLSIISTASSASERSSRTDSFYDITTATPAITTGNGSNRNSNFKESVLPRFGTQRPWTGKRTYTTSRHGKNARRSSKRGIFKISSSNTDSIIQEVSSSEEEDHNILYNKRAGLPKPVLQTKGLTENGLDEHDEEGDDEAGDDEYAVHTDGEFSIKPQFSDDVIDKQRGLANVKAVATKRSLSEGSNWSSSYLDSDGNRQRVSSMLEDDRDSTAYAPDKNMSGKELKRLL
- the PRP46 gene encoding mRNA splicing protein PRP46 (similar to Saccharomyces cerevisiae PRP46 (YPL151C); ancestral locus Anc_8.672) translates to MDENGYKFENLGDIDDFYSRIRWNNQFSYMDSLPPHLRREVEGQKHLLERYDAYANKIPFSDKESRDVASQRMHGDMPGTSHALVSKKDQDAHTSTFVSEIFQPEIAGEFIVNRYEKLLSQKPEWHAPWKLLRVINGHLGWVRCAAIDPVDNEWFVTGSNDTTMKVWDLATGKLKTTLAGHVMTVRDIAVSDRHPYLFSVSEDKTVKCWDLEKNHIIRDYYGHLSGVRTVSIHPTLDLIATAGRDSVVKLWDIRTRMPVITLVGHKGPINQVQCTPVDPQIVSSSTDATVRLWDIVAGKAMKVLTHHKRSVRATALHPKEFSLASACTDDIRSWGIADGSLLTNFESEKTGIINTLSINQDDVLFAGGDDGTLSFYDYKSGHKYQSLATREMVGSLESERSVLCSTFDKTGLRLITGEADKSIKIWKQDETATRESDPGLVWNPNIRTKRF